The Bosea sp. 685 DNA window TCGAGCCCGACACGGCGTTCGAACGGCTGTTCAAGGCCGGCAAGCTCGCAATCCCCGATCATGAGGCGGGAGCAGCGCTCTACGAGACCACGCAGGAGATCACGGCCAAGCACGGCATGCCGGTCTATGAGATCTCGAACCACGCCAAGCCCGGCGCCGAATGCCGGCACAATCTGGTCTATTGGCGCTATGGCGAATATGCCGGCATCGGGCCCGGCGCGCATGGCCGGCTGGTGACGGCGCAGGGCCGCATGGCGCATTCGACCGAAAAGAGCCCGGAAGCCTGGCTGACCCGCGTCGAGGCGGAAGGGCATGCGCTGGTCGAGGACGAGCTGCTGAACGCCGAGGCCCAGGGCGACGAGTACCTGCTGATGGGGCTGAGGCTGGTCGAGGGCATCGACCCGGCCGTGTTCAAGGCCCTGTCCGGGCGGAGCTTGCGCGAACCCCGCGTCACGAGCCTGATCCTGGATGGGCTGCTGACCCGAAAGCCCGGCGGCAAGCTCGCGGCGACGCCCGACGGCGCATTGCTTCTCAATGCGCTGGTGGCTGACTTGGCGGCGTGAATTCGTAAAGCGTCCCTTTACGCAAGTCGCCCGTTCGCACTATAATCCAGGCGATGCGAATTAGGAACGTCAAGCACAAGGGACTGCGGCGCCTCGTCGAGAACGATGATGCCTCGGGACTTCAGTCGCAAGCCGTCGATAAACTCCGCAAGATGATCTCGTTCCTGCAGGACATGGAGCATCAGGACGAATTGCGGTCCGTTCCGACCTGGAAGGCGCATCTGCTAACAGGCGATCGGAAGGGCGTCTGGAGCCTGTTCGTCACGAAGAATTGGCGCATGACCTTCCGGATCGAGCAGACGGACATCGAGATCATCGATCTCGACTATGAGGATTACCATTGATGGATAACGAAATCGCACCTGCGCCAGGCTACCGCCTGAAGAACCCCGGGCATCCCGGCGGCTTCCTGAAGACCGAGATCATCGAACCGGCCGGCTTGTCGGTCACTGCCGCCGCCGCTGTGCTCGGCGTGACGCGTCCAGCGCTATCTGCATTGATCAACGCCCGCGCCGCCTTGTCCCCCGACATGGCGTTGCGGTTCGAAAAAGCCTTCGGCCTCTCGATGGATACATTGATGCGCATGCAAAACAGCTACGACATCGCGCAAGCCCGCAAACGGGCTGACATGATCGACGTCAAGCCGTTCGTGCCTGCGCCGAAGGCGGCCTGACGGCAGGATCGCAGGACTGAATTACTGCGTCCTCGGTCCGAGGTCGCGCGGGGCGGCGTTGACCGTGACGATCTGGCCGTTGCGCAGCTCCAGCACCGCCAGCCCGCGCTCGTTCTGGCCGTCGGGGCGGAAGCGGAAGACGCCGTCGGCGCCCGCAAAGCCCGAGGCATTGGTCAGCACGGCTTCCGAGAAGCGCTGCGAACCCTGCGTACGGGCAAGCGCGGCGGCCAGTGAGACCGCGTCATAGGCCAGGGTCGCGGTGCGGGTCGGGGCGCTGTTGAAGCGCTGCTGGTAGCGCCCGGCGAAGGCGTTGAAGCCGGCCGTGTCGGGCGAGGCGAACCAGCCACCCTGGATCGCCGCAACGCGCGCAACGGCGCCGTCGTTCCAGACGCCAGTGCCAAGCGGCTTGACCTTGGTCGGGTCGAACCCGCCCTGCTGCAAGGCGAGGCCGAGTGCCGGCATGGTGTCGGCCGCAGCCGGCACGAACAGTGCGTCGGCCTGCGGCAGCGACGGAGCGAGCCTGCCGACCGCGGCGCGCATGCTGTTGGCGTCGGCGCTGAAGCGCTCGATCGCGACAGCGCGCGCCCCGCGATTGGCGACGGCCTGCTGGAAGGCCGCCTCGACGACTTTGCCGTAAGCGGTGTCCGGCACCAGCGCGGCGAAGGATTTCTTACCCTGCGCCGAGGCGTAGGCGATGACCCGGTTGACGTCGTTCTCAGGCGGGAAGGACAGCAGGTAGACTCCGCGCGTCGCGACGTTGCTGTCGCTGGAGAAGGCCATGACCGGGCGGTTGGCGGAGCGCGCAACCTGCGCCGCAGCCTGAACGGAGGGCGCGAAGAGCGGTCCGATGATCAGCTCCGCGCCCTCGCGCAGAGCCTCCTGGGTTCCCGCCTGCGCCCCCTCCGGCGTGCCTCGATCATCCTTGACCAGCAATGTCAGGTCGGCACCGGGGAATTCGGCGAGCGCCATCTCGGCCGCGTTGCGCAGCGAATTGCCGACCACGGCGCCCTGCCCTTCCGCCGTCAGCGGCAGGATGAGGCCGACCTTGACCTTGCCATTGCCGATCGTCTGGCCGGAGCTCGCCGGCTGGCCCTGGGCCGCCCCCGGAGAGCCCGTGTCGAAGCCCGGCATGCCCGAGGTGCCGCCGCTGCAGGCGGCGAGCGCAAGCGCGGCGAAGACCGCCAGCGCCGGAGTGCGCAGAGACAAGATCGGAGCGAGGTGCCAGGGGCGCAACACGGGGCGATCTCCAGTCATGAGCCGAACTCTGGACCTAAAACTTATGAACCGGTGCGGCGAGAAGCCGCCCGGTGGTGCAGTCCCCCGACCGTGGGGCTTTCCTGCCAGTCCGCCATGGTATTTTCAAGTTGTTAACTCTGAGTTGCACCTCCCCGATCAGCCATTCCACGGGCTGCGGCCGTGGCGAAAGCCGAGCGCTTGTGGCAGCGTGCAACTCATGTCGACCCAACCCTCCACGCCCCGCTCTCCCAGCTACACCGCCTTCGGGCTCAAGGCCGAGGCCGAGCCGCTCGCGCCCGGGCTGCACATCGTCGCGACGCCGATCGGCAATCTGCGCGACATCTCCTTCCGCGCCCTGGCGACATTGGCGGCGGCCGATGCGGTGCTCGCCGAGGACACCCGGACCTCGAAGACGCTGCTGGCGCATTACGGCATCTCGACGCCGTTATTGCCCTATCACGAGCACAACGCCGCGCTGATGCGCCCAAAGGTGCTGGCGAAGCTGCGCGAGGGCGGCCGGCTCGCCTTGATCTCGGACGCCGGCACGCCGCTGGTCTCCGACCCCGGCTACAAGCTCGTCGCCGATGTCGTGGCCGAAGGCCTACCGGTGACCGGCATCCCCGGCCCCTCCGCCGTCTTGGCGGCGCTGGTGCTGGCGGGGCTGCCGACCGACCGCTTCTTCTTCGAGGGCTTCCTGCCGCCCAAGGCCGCGGCGCGGCGCGGGCGCCTGACCGAGCTCGCCGCGATTCCCGGCACGCTGGTCTTCTTCGAATCGCCGCGCCGTCTCGCCGAGATGCTGGGCGACGCCGCCGCCGTGCTCGGCGCGCGGCCCGCCGCCGTGGCGCGCGAACTGACCAAATATTACGAGAATGTCCGGCGCGGCCCGCTCGCCGAACTCGCCAGCCATTATAACAGCGAGGAGGAGGCGCGCGGCGAGATCGTCGTCATCATCGGCCCGCCCGGGGCCGAGGAGTTGGCGCCGGCCGGTGACGTCATCGATGAGAGGTTGCGCGCCGCGCTGGCCGATGTCTCGCTGAAGGAGGCGGTGGCGCAGGTCGCGGCGCAGACCGGCCAGCCGCGCCGCAAGATCTACGCCCGCGCGCTCGAGCTGACCCGCGAGGAGCCTTGAGGGACGCTGTCCGCAGCTCTCGCCGCAGCGCTCGCGCAAAACGCTCTGGCGCGACCGGCAGACGCTCGGAGTGGCTGGCGATCATCTGGCTCTCCGTGAAGGGCTACCGGCTGCTGGCGCGGCGCTTCGGCGGCAAGGGCGGCGAGATCGACCTCATCGTCAAGCGCGGCCGCACCATCGCCTTCGTCGAGGTCAAGGCGCGCGGCGCGCTGGAGGATGCGCTTTCTGCCATCACGCCGCAGAAGCGCCGGCTCGTCGAGGCGCGAATCCGGCAATGGCTTGCGCGCAATCCCTGGGCGATGGAGCATCATTTGCGGGCCGACGCGGTCTTTCTCGCGCCCCGGCGCTGGCCGCGCCATGTACTGGGCGTGTTCGAGCTTGTCTTGTAACGCAAGGCATCCCACTTGCCGATGCGGTGCGTGCCGGTCGATAAGGGCGCGCTACACAATCGGAGCGCTCTTCCATGACCCTGAACGTCGCCATCCAGATGGACCCGATCGAGCGCGTCCGAATCGCCGGCGATACCGGCTTCGCGCTGATGCTGGAGGCGCAGGCGCGCGGGCATACGCTCTACACCTACACGCCGGATAAACTTTCGCTGCGCGACGGCAAGGTCACGGCCCGGATCAGGCCGGTCACGGTGCGCGATGTCGAGGGCGACCATTTCACGGCCGGAGCCGAGGAGCGCATCGATCTCTCGACGCTCGACGTCGTGCTGCTGCGCCAGGATCCGCCCTTCGACATGGCCTATGTCACGACGACCCATCTGCTCGAGCGCATCCACCCCAAGACGCTGGTGGTCAACAACCCGACCGAGGTGCGCAACGCACCCGAAAAGATCCTGGTCACGCATTTTCCCGAACTGATGCCGCAGACGCTGATCACCCGCGACAAGGCCGAGATCGAGGCGTTCCGCGACGAATTCGGCGAGATCGTGATGAAGCCGCTTTACGGCCATGGCGGCGCGACCGTGTTCAAGACCGGCAAGGACGACCCGAATTTCGGTTCGCTCTACGACCTTTTCGCCGGCATCTTCCGCGAGCCCTGGGTCGTGCAGCGCTTCATGAAGGAGGTCTCGGAGGGCGATAAGCGCATCATCCTGATCGACGGCAAGGCGGCGGGCGCGGTCAACCGGGTGCCGGCGACCGGCGATCTGCGCGCCAATATGGTGCGCGGCGGCGCGGCCAGGCCGACCGATCTGTCGAAGCGCGAACTCGAGATCTGCGAGGCCATCGGCCCGACGCTGCGCGAGCGCGGCCTGCTGCTCGTCGGCATCGACGTGATCGGCGGCAACCTGACCGAGATCAATGTGACGGCGCCGACCGGCGTGCGCGCGATCAAGAAGCTCGGCGGGCCGGATCTGGCGGCGCAGCTGTGGGACGTGATCGAGGCCAAACGGTAAAACCAGCGACCTGCGCGGATGGCATTCAACCGCATCCCTCAGGCTTGCATCAAAGCCTCGGTGAGTTCGGCGAGCGGAGCGGTTTCCGGCCAACTCGGCACATTATCGGGTATCGATATCCAGCGCTGTTTCCGTTTCACCCAGATATGAGCCACGACATCCAGCGCATCGCTCTCGTCGAGCGTGCCCGCCCGTATAATCGCGAGACCCGGCCGGGCACTGTTGGTGTTGTAGATTCGGGTATGGCAGGTTCCGCAGACGCGCTGGCGTGAGACGCGGCCGCTCGGCGAGGTCAGTTCGTAGAGGCCGACGGGTCCAGCCAGGCTCAGCAGATCTTCCGCCACAACGACCTGCTGGCTGAACGCGCTGCCGGTCCATGTCTGGCAGTCACGGCAATGGCAGGCATAGCTGGACGGCAGACGCTCGACGGCGAGGCGATAGCGAACCGCACCGCAGCGGCATCCTCCGTTCAAGCCGCCCGCCATCCGCTTGCTCCTGTCCTCCCGCTGGCCCCAACGCTACCGCGTTGCGCCATTCAGCGGATTCCCCGCATCCCAGCCATAGCGCATCGTCTCGAAGCGCATCGTCAGCGCGTCGACGAGCAGGAGCTTGCCGACCAGCGATTCGCCGAAACCGGTGACGGCGCGCACCACCTCCAGCGCCATCAGCGAGCCCATCACGCCCGCGAGCGCTCCGAGCACGCCGGCCTCGGCACAGGGCGCGACCGTGCCGGGCGGCGGTTCCTGCGGGAAGAGGCAGCGATAGGTCGGGTTGGGCTTGCCGTCAGGGCGGGCCTCATGCGCCCGGATTGTCGTCAGCGAACCGTCGAAACGGCCAAGCGCCGCGGTGACCAGCGGTCGCCGCTCATGGAAGCAGGCGTCCGAGACGGCATAGCGCGTGGCGAAATTGTCCGAGCCTTCGGCGACGATGTCGTAGAAGGCGATCAGCGCGCGGGCATTGTGCGGATCGATGCGAACGACGTGCTCCTCGACCACGACGTTCGGATTGAGCCCGCGGATGAATTCGGCCGCGATGACGGCCTTGTGCTCGCCGATATCGGCGGTGCTGAAAATGGTCTGGCGCTGCAGATTGGAGAGCGAGACGATGTCGTCGTCGACGATGCCGATCTTGCCGATGCCCGCCGCCGCCAGATATTGTAGCAACGGCGCACCCAGCCCGCCCGCACCGATGACCAGGACCCGGGCATTCTTCAGCCGATTCTGGCCCGGCCCGCCGATCTCCGGCAGCACCAGATGGCGGGCATAGCGCTCGATCTCAGCATCGTTCAGGCTCATCCCCTAGGGTTAAGCCGATCCCGCCGCTCCTGCAATCGCCGCGAAGGACGGCCGCAGGATGATGGCGCGGTCTCGGCTTGGCCGCGTCGCCAAGCCATGCCATCGTGAGCCCAGACAGGGCGGAAAAACCGCCCCAACGATCGAACAGGGGAATGATCCATGCGGTTGAAATCTCTCGCGCTCGCGCTTGCCGGCGTCGCCCTTTCGGCCGTGGCCGCGATGGCTCAGCAAGCGATCAAGCCGGCGGTCGTCTATGACAAGGGCGGCAAGTTCGACAAATCCTTCAACGAGGCCGCCTATATCGGCGCGGAGAAGTTCAAGGCCGAGACCGGCGTCGAGTTCCGCGATTTCGAGCCGACCAACGAGGCCCAGATCGAGCAGGCGCTGCGCCGCTTCGCCCGCGACGGCAATTCGCCGATCATCGCAGTCGGTTTCTCGCAGGCGACGGCGCTGCAGAAGGTCGCCGCCGAGTTCCCGGACCTGAAATTCACCATCATCGACATGGTCGTCGAACTGCCGAACGTTCAGTCGGTCGTGTTCAAAGAGCATGAGGGCTCCTATCTCGTCGGGCTCCTCGCCGGTATGGCTTCGAAGACCAACAAGGTCGGCTTCGTCGGCGGCATGGATATTCCGCTGATCCGCAAATTCGCCTGCGGCTATGTCCAGGGCGTCAAGGCGGCCAAGAAGGACGCCGAGATCTTCCAGAACATGACCGGCTCGACGCCCTCGGCCTGGAACGACCCGGTCAAGGGCGGCGAACTCGCCAAGTCGCAGATCGACCGCGGCGCCGACGTGATCTACCACGCGGCGGGCGGCACCGGCATCGGCGTGCTGCGCGCCGCCGCCGACGCCGGCAAGCTCGGCATCGGCGTCGATTCCAACCAGAACGGCCTGCAGCCCGGCAAGGTGCTGACCTCGATGCTGAAGCGTGTCGATGTGGCGGCCTATGCCTCCTTCAAAGCGGCGCGCGACGGCACCTGGAAGCCCGGCATCTCGGTTTTGGGGCTGAAGGAGGACGGCGTCAGCTGGGCGCTCGACGACGCCAACAAGGCGCTGATCACGCCCGAGATGAAGGCTGCGGCCGACAAGGCCAAGGCCGACATCATCAGCGGGGCCGTGAAGGTGCACGACTACATGTCGGATTCGAAGTGCACGATGTGATCTTCGCGACAGCGAAGGTCATCCCGGACGCGACGCGGGAATCGCGGCGCGATCCGGGATCGCGTGCGGACATACATATCCCATGAACATCACCATCCTCGGCTCGGGCGACGCCTTCGGCTCCGGCGGGCGCTTCAACAGCTGCCTGCATGTCGAGGCCGGTGGGGAGCGCATGCTGCTCGATTGCGGCGCCTCGAGCCTGGTCGCGCTGAACAAGGCCGGTATCGAACGCAACGGCATTTCGACGCTGCTGTTCACGCATTTCCATGGCGACCATTTCGGCGGCCTGCCTGCCTTCCTGCTCGACGCGCAATTCGTCTCGCGCCGCAAGGAGCCATTGGTGATCGCGGGGCCGCTCGGCATCGAGCACCGGGCGTTGCATGCGCTCGACGCCGATTTCCCGGGCGCTGCGACCAATGCCTGGCGCTTCCCGATCCGCTATGTCGAGGTCACGCCCGATAGCCCCGCGACGCTCGCCGGGATCGACGTCACCGCCTTCCCGATGCTGCATGACGAGCGCGCCGGACCCTGCCAGGGCTACCGATTGGCCCATGGCGGCAAGGTCTTCGCCTTTTCCGGTGACACGGCCTGGACCGAGGCGCTGGTCCCGCTCGCGTCCGGGGCCGATGTGCTGCTGGTCGAGTGCTACACATGGGACGCTAGGCTCGCCAACCATCTCGACTACGAAACCCTCGCCTCGCACCGGGCAGAGCTCGAGACGGCACGAATCGTGCTGACGCATATGGGCGTCTCGATGCTCGCGCATCGCGAGCCCTTGCCCGAGGAGCGGGCGCATGACGGCATGGTGATCGCGCTGTGACGGAGCCCCCGCCTTCTGCCGTGAAACCGGCTGCCGCCATCGAGCTGATCGGCATCTCGAAGCGCTTCGGCGCGGTCCAGGCCAATAAGGACGTGTCGCTCAAGGTCGCGGCCGGCTCGATCCACGGCATTGTCGGCGAGAACGGGGCCGGCAAATCGACCTTGATGTCGATCCTCTACGGTTTCTACGAGGCCGATTCCGGCGAGATCAGGGCTTCGGGCGCAGCGCGCAAGATCCGCTCCCCGGGCGAGGCCATCGCGGCCGGCATCGGCATGGTCCACCAGCATTTCATGCTGGTCGAGACGCTCTCCGTCGTCGAGAACATCGTGCTCGGAGCCGAGGGCGGCGCCTGGCTGAAAGGCGGGCTCGCCAAGGCGCGGACCGAGCTCGCGCGGCTCTCGCAGGAATATGGCCTCGTCATCGACCCCGACGCCATCGTCGGCGATCTCTCCGTCGGCCTGCAGCAACGCGTCGAGATCCTGAAGGCGCTCTATCGCGGCGCCGATATCCTGATCCTCGACGAACCCACCGCCGTGCTGACGCCGCCGGAGGCCGACCAGCTCTTCTGCCTGCTCAGGGCGCTGAAGCACCAGGGCAAGACCGTAATCCTGATCACGCACAAGCTGCGCGAGATCATGGACGTGACCGACAGGGTCTCGGTGATGCGGCGCGGCGAGATGGTCGCGCATGTTGCAACGGCCGAGACTTCGCCGGCCGCCCTGGCCGAGGCGATGGTCGGCCGGCGCGTGCTGCTGCGGGTCGAGAAAGCGCCGCGTCAGCCTGGCCCGGCCGTGCTAGAGATCGCCGGGCTGTCCTATCTCGACGAGCGCGGCTGCGAGACGCTCAAGGACGCAAGCCTGACGCTGCATGCCGGCGAGATCGTCGGCATCGCCGGTGTCGCCGGCAACGGCCAGAGCGAATTGCTCGAGCTGCTGGCCGGGCTGATCCAGCCCTCGCGTGGCGTGATCCGGTTGAACGGGCAGATCCTCAACGCGACCGAGCGCAACCCCGCCCGCCTGCGCAAGCTCGGACTGATGCATATTCCCGAGGACCGGCAGAAGGCCGGGCTCGTCACCGCCTTCTCGGCCGCCGAGAACGCGATCCTCGGCTATCATGACGAACCCGCTTTCGGACCCGGCCCCTTCCTGTCGCCCGCAGCAATCGAGGCCCATGCGCGCGCGGCCTTTGCGGCCTATGACGTGCGCCCACCCGACCCAGCCTTGAAGACGGCGAAATTCTCCGGCGGCAACCAGCAGAAGATCGTACTCGCCCGCGAGATCGAGCACGCGCCAAAAGTGCTGCTCGTCGGCCAGCCGACGCGCGGCGTCGATATCGGCGCGATCGAGTTCATCCACCGCCGGCTGATCGCGCTGCGCGATGCCGGCGTCGCAATCCTGCTGGTCTCGGTGGAGCTGGAGGAGGTGATGGCGCTGTCCGACCGGATCCTCGCCATGTGCGGTGGGCGGATCACCGGCGAGCGGGCGGCGGAGACAGCCGACGAGCGCGATCTCGGGCTGCTGATGGCCGGCGTGAGCGAGGCAGCATGAGCGCCACCCCCATCGACCTCCCGCGCTGGGCCGACGCAGGCCTGGTTCCGCTCGTATCCGTAGCGGCAGCCCTCGTCGTTGCAGGCCTCGTCGTCATCGGCATCGGCGAGAGCCCGCTGGAGGCGACGACATTGCTGCTGCGCGGCGCGCTGGGCAGCGCCGAGGGCATCAGCTTCACGCTCTACTACACCACGAACTTCATCTTCACCGGGCTTGCCGTCGCGGTCGCCTTCCATGCCGGGCTGTTCAATATCGGCGGCGAGGGACAGGCGACGATCGCCGGTATTTTCGTCGCGCTCGCCTGCCTCTGGCTTGCGCCCCTGCCCGGCATCCTGCTCGTGCCGCTGGCGATCCTCGCGGCGGCGGCGGGCGGCGCGCTCTATGGCTTCATTCCCGGCTGGCTCCAGGCAACGCGCGGCAGCCATGTCGTCATCACCACGATCATGTTCAATTTCATCGCCGCGACGCTCAGCGTCTACCTGCTGGTCGAGGTCATCGGAAAGCCCGGCTCGATGCAAGCCGAGACACCGGAGTTCGCCCGCCACGCGATTCTGACGCCGATGCATGAATTGCTCGCGCCGCTCGGCCTCAAGCTGCCGGCGACGCCGCTGAACAGTGCCTTCCTGCTGGCACTGGCTGCGCTCGTCGCGGTCTGGGCGCTGATCTATCGCTCGCGGCTGGGTTACGCGATCCGCACGGTCGGGGCTAATCCGCGCGCGGCCGCCTATGCCGGCATTTCGCCGGCGCGGATCATCATGGTCGCGATGGCGATCTCGGGTGCGCTCGCCGGCGGCCTTGCCGTCAACGAGGTCATGGGCGTGCAGCACCGACTGCTGCTCGATTTCACCGCCGGCTATGGCTTTGTCGGCATCGCGGTCGCGCTGATGGGGCGCGGCCATCCGGTCGGCGTCGGGCTCGCGGCGCTGCTGTTCGGCGTGCTCTATCAAGGCGGAGCGGAGCTTTCCTTCGACAAGCCGAGCATCACCCGCGACATGGTCGTGGTCATCGGCGGCGTCATCATCCTGTTCGCCGGAGCGCTGGACGGACTGTTCCGGCGGCTGGTGGCAGGCCTGCTGCGGCTGGGGCGTCCGGCATGACAATCATCTCGCAGGGAAACACGCCGTCGTCCCGGACGCAGCGAAGCGGAGATCCGGGACCCATGCCTGAACCTTTCCGGCACGTGTTCCGGCATGGGTCCCGGGTCTCCCTGCGGTCGCCCGGGACGACAGGCGTGTTTCCCAAGCAATACGGCGGTGGCTGACCATGGAATGGGTCCAGACCATCGCCGTCGTGCTCGACTCGGCTGTGCGGCTGTCGGTTCCGCTGCTTTGCGCCGCATTGGCGGGGCTGTGGTCGGAGCGGGCCGGCATCGTCGATATCGGGCTCGAGGGCAAGATGCTGATCGCCGCCTTCGCCTCGGCTGCCGCCGCCTTCGCGACAGGCTCGGCCTGGGCGGGACTTGGCGCCGGCATCCTCGCCTCTGTCATGCTCGCGCTGGTGCATGGTTTCGCCGCGATCACCTGGCGCGGCAACCAGATCGTCTCCGGCGTCGCCATCAACATGCTGGCGGCAGGGCTGACCGTGATCCTCGGCAATGCCTGGTATGGCCAGGGCGGACGCACCCCCTCGCTCGAAGGGCCGGCGCGCTTCCCCGACCTGACGCTGCCGCTCGGCGCCTGGGCGCGCGAACATGTGCCGGTCGTGGGGACCCTCTATGACGAGGTCGTCTCCGGCCATGCCGCGCCGGTTTACCTCGCCTTTGGCTGCCTGCTTCTGACCGCCCTTGTGCTGAAGCGGACGCGGTTCGGCTTGCGGTTGCGGGCCGTCGGCGAAAATCCGGCGGCAGTCGACACCGCCGGCATCTCGGTCGCGGGGCTGCGCTATGGCGCGGTGATCATCTGCGGAGCGCTCTGCGGGTTGGGCGGCACCTATCTCGCCGTCTCGCAATCGGCGGGCTTCCTGCCGCATATGACCGCTGGCAAGGGTTTCATCGCGCTCGCCGCCGTGATCTTCGCCAATTGGCGCCCCTGGCCGGCGCTCGGCGCCTGCCTGCTCTTCGGCCTGCTCGACGCGGTTGCGATCAGGCTGCAAGGCGTCATATTGCCCGGCATCGGCCAGGTGCCGGTGCAGGCGATCCAGGCCCTGCCCTATCTGATGACGGTGATCCTGCTCGCCGGCTTCATCGGCAAATCGACGCCGCCAAAGGCCTCGGGCCTGCCCTATGTCAAGGAACGCTGAGCCGAGATGACCGACGAGCCCGATTTCGACGCCCTTTTCGCGGTGGCCCAACCTGTCCAGGCCCGGGCCTATGCGCCCTATTCGCGCTTCAAGGTCGGCGCGGCGCTCCTGGCCGATGACGGCACGGTCTATTTTGGCTGCAATGTCGAGAACGCGTCCTATCCGGTCGGCGTCTGCGCCGAGGCCGGCGCGATCTCGGCGATGATCGCCGGCGGCGGGCGCGCCATCCGCGCTTTGCTCGTGCTCGGCGACGGAGATGCGCTGGTCACGCCCTGCGGCGGCTGCCGCCAGCGCATCCGCGAATTCGCCGCGCCCGAGGCCCAAATCGCGATCGCCGGCCCAAACGGCGTTCGCGCCCGCTTTTCGCTGGCCGAGCTGTTGCCAGCCTCCTTCGGACCAGACAATTTGCGCTAGTCGAACGAATTTGACATTTGCGCCCGCCCGATATCGGCCGCGAGGCAAATGTCAAATTCATAAGTTCCACTAGAAAATCAAAGAGGTTCTAGTGGTTTTGATGATTCCGACATTTGCTCCGAGCCCGATATAGAATGGGGAGCAAATGTCGGAATCAAACCACTAGTGATTTGCGCAATCGACGAGTGTTCGTCCGCATGAGTGAATCCGAGGGCCGGGGGGCGGACGAATGGCTGTTGATGCAATCTTCGACGAGGCGGCGGGAACGCTGATCGACCGTGGGGTCGATGGTCCCATCGACTGCGCGCTCGTGCTCGGAACCGGGCTCGGCCGCATCGCCGACGACATGACCGACATGGTCACGATCCCGTTCTCGGCGATCCCCGGCTTTCCCCTGGGAGAGGTCTCGGGGCACGCCCGGCAGCTCTGCTACGGCACGCTCTTCGGCAAGAAGGTACTGATCTTCCAGGGCCGGGCGCATTATTACGAGACCGGAGACCCGGCAGCGATGCGCGTGCCGCTCGGCATGCTGAGCGCCTTCGGCTCGCCGCCCCTGATCCTCACCAATGCGGCAGGCTCACTGAAGCCCGATCTCCGGCCCGGCGGGCTCGCACTGATCACCGACCACATCAACCTCAACGGCCCCAATCCGCTGGTCGGGGATGTCGGCGATGGCCGCTTCGTGCCGATGGTCGATGCCTATGATCCGCATCTGCGCATGCGATTGAAGAAGGCCGCCGCGAGCTCCGGCGCCAATCTCGGCGAAGGCGTCTATATGTGGTTCACCGGTCCCAGCTTCGAGACACCCGCCGAGATCAGGATGGCGAAGACGCTCGGTGCCGACCTTGTCGGCATGTCGACCGTGCCCGAGGTGATCCTCGCCCGGCGCTTCGGCATCCGCGTCGCCGCCATCTCGGTCATCACCAATATGGGGGCAGGCCTGCTCGGCGGCGCGCCGCAACATGGCGAGACACGAGACGTCGCGACCGCCGCCTCAACCGGGTTGCGGCGCCTCTTCCGCAGCTTCCTGTCGGAGCTCTGACCCGATGTCCGAGGCATCCGTTGCGGCGCGCGCGCTCGCCCTGCTCGATCTGACGGACCTCACTGAGGATGCCAGCGAAGCCGGCCTGAGCAGCCTGTGCACACGCGCC harbors:
- a CDS encoding HigA family addiction module antitoxin; protein product: MDNEIAPAPGYRLKNPGHPGGFLKTEIIEPAGLSVTAAAAVLGVTRPALSALINARAALSPDMALRFEKAFGLSMDTLMRMQNSYDIAQARKRADMIDVKPFVPAPKAA
- the rsmI gene encoding 16S rRNA (cytidine(1402)-2'-O)-methyltransferase, coding for MSTQPSTPRSPSYTAFGLKAEAEPLAPGLHIVATPIGNLRDISFRALATLAAADAVLAEDTRTSKTLLAHYGISTPLLPYHEHNAALMRPKVLAKLREGGRLALISDAGTPLVSDPGYKLVADVVAEGLPVTGIPGPSAVLAALVLAGLPTDRFFFEGFLPPKAAARRGRLTELAAIPGTLVFFESPRRLAEMLGDAAAVLGARPAAVARELTKYYENVRRGPLAELASHYNSEEEARGEIVVIIGPPGAEELAPAGDVIDERLRAALADVSLKEAVAQVAAQTGQPRRKIYARALELTREEP
- a CDS encoding type II toxin-antitoxin system RelE/ParE family toxin, with amino-acid sequence MRIRNVKHKGLRRLVENDDASGLQSQAVDKLRKMISFLQDMEHQDELRSVPTWKAHLLTGDRKGVWSLFVTKNWRMTFRIEQTDIEIIDLDYEDYH
- a CDS encoding YraN family protein — protein: MRDAVRSSRRSARAKRSGATGRRSEWLAIIWLSVKGYRLLARRFGGKGGEIDLIVKRGRTIAFVEVKARGALEDALSAITPQKRRLVEARIRQWLARNPWAMEHHLRADAVFLAPRRWPRHVLGVFELVL
- a CDS encoding HesA/MoeB/ThiF family protein, whose translation is MSLNDAEIERYARHLVLPEIGGPGQNRLKNARVLVIGAGGLGAPLLQYLAAAGIGKIGIVDDDIVSLSNLQRQTIFSTADIGEHKAVIAAEFIRGLNPNVVVEEHVVRIDPHNARALIAFYDIVAEGSDNFATRYAVSDACFHERRPLVTAALGRFDGSLTTIRAHEARPDGKPNPTYRCLFPQEPPPGTVAPCAEAGVLGALAGVMGSLMALEVVRAVTGFGESLVGKLLLVDALTMRFETMRYGWDAGNPLNGATR
- a CDS encoding penicillin-binding protein activator; the encoded protein is MLRPWHLAPILSLRTPALAVFAALALAACSGGTSGMPGFDTGSPGAAQGQPASSGQTIGNGKVKVGLILPLTAEGQGAVVGNSLRNAAEMALAEFPGADLTLLVKDDRGTPEGAQAGTQEALREGAELIIGPLFAPSVQAAAQVARSANRPVMAFSSDSNVATRGVYLLSFPPENDVNRVIAYASAQGKKSFAALVPDTAYGKVVEAAFQQAVANRGARAVAIERFSADANSMRAAVGRLAPSLPQADALFVPAAADTMPALGLALQQGGFDPTKVKPLGTGVWNDGAVARVAAIQGGWFASPDTAGFNAFAGRYQQRFNSAPTRTATLAYDAVSLAAALARTQGSQRFSEAVLTNASGFAGADGVFRFRPDGQNERGLAVLELRNGQIVTVNAAPRDLGPRTQ
- the gshB gene encoding glutathione synthase → MTLNVAIQMDPIERVRIAGDTGFALMLEAQARGHTLYTYTPDKLSLRDGKVTARIRPVTVRDVEGDHFTAGAEERIDLSTLDVVLLRQDPPFDMAYVTTTHLLERIHPKTLVVNNPTEVRNAPEKILVTHFPELMPQTLITRDKAEIEAFRDEFGEIVMKPLYGHGGATVFKTGKDDPNFGSLYDLFAGIFREPWVVQRFMKEVSEGDKRIILIDGKAAGAVNRVPATGDLRANMVRGGAARPTDLSKRELEICEAIGPTLRERGLLLVGIDVIGGNLTEINVTAPTGVRAIKKLGGPDLAAQLWDVIEAKR
- a CDS encoding GFA family protein codes for the protein MAGGLNGGCRCGAVRYRLAVERLPSSYACHCRDCQTWTGSAFSQQVVVAEDLLSLAGPVGLYELTSPSGRVSRQRVCGTCHTRIYNTNSARPGLAIIRAGTLDESDALDVVAHIWVKRKQRWISIPDNVPSWPETAPLAELTEALMQA